The following are encoded together in the Bacillota bacterium genome:
- a CDS encoding DNRLRE domain-containing protein, with product MPTMYLTPTADTFIYQGRPKKNYARSTSMFAGRDESGYLGMSLLNFPISSALPAGAVVTRAELRLHVLHTERHALSQVYGVYRILQRWSATTATWRKQPTFEALPVSTFAQPEHGPLVIDITGAVQT from the coding sequence ATGCCGACCATGTATCTTACCCCTACCGCCGATACCTTTATTTATCAGGGACGCCCCAAGAAAAACTACGCCAGGAGTACTTCGATGTTCGCGGGTCGTGATGAGTCTGGCTACCTCGGTATGTCCCTCTTAAATTTCCCCATTAGCTCTGCGCTGCCGGCAGGGGCCGTAGTTACCAGAGCGGAACTGCGACTTCATGTGCTGCATACTGAAAGGCACGCGCTATCCCAGGTTTATGGCGTTTACAGGATACTGCAAAGATGGAGTGCGACTACTGCTACGTGGAGAAAACAGCCCACCTTTGAGGCCCTGCCCGTAAGCACTTTTGCGCAACCAGAACATGGGCCCCTAGTCATAGACATAACAGGGGCAGTGCAGACTTGA
- a CDS encoding SH3 domain-containing protein, producing MGSGQKLVTIAVVTRVRTEGSPKAEVVAELPRDTEVEVLINGDPFVQISAWHAERGRVAGWVHRSFLSGLEGAGTAPERTQIVDPPCNACGALNWVHTPAERFIHLSLLNLVGVRHRICTSCGLVQECIGAKEIEEVKSWQQSRTT from the coding sequence ATGGGAAGTGGACAAAAGCTAGTGACTATAGCTGTGGTGACGCGGGTTAGAACAGAAGGCAGCCCCAAGGCCGAGGTGGTGGCCGAGCTGCCGCGAGACACGGAAGTCGAAGTGCTGATTAACGGCGATCCCTTTGTGCAGATTTCGGCCTGGCATGCGGAGCGTGGGCGAGTAGCGGGTTGGGTACACAGGAGTTTTCTTTCTGGTTTAGAGGGCGCGGGAACCGCGCCAGAGCGCACGCAGATCGTGGACCCCCCGTGTAATGCCTGTGGCGCCTTGAATTGGGTGCATACGCCTGCCGAGCGCTTTATTCATCTGTCCTTACTGAACTTAGTTGGGGTTAGGCATAGAATTTGCACGTCATGTGGCCTAGTCCAAGAGTGTATCGGCGCCAAAGAAATTGAAGAAGTAAAGAGCTGGCAGCAAAGTAGAACCACCTAA
- a CDS encoding ABC transporter ATP-binding protein, which yields MKNNPLLTVLRLADSGFTAFVFGVVVRALGETGIQLVFVFLLRDVFAAMIASDLALLLLSLQRSGLLFLASLTVFLAGFLLLQRKLAEVTAKVRQTIFEKLHALPISYFKTHHSGDVLSRMTNDVNATVALLGEMPSKLLFEILTCLASGFIIFSVDMRLGLVAVLSGILGVVANTLAARKLRTISRDLQESQAKLTTVMTDLFAGVQVVKGFSLYGLMDKMFAGHSQKVRHLGLSRVETHAALEAANFTTSTLNVMGLLVVGSFLALRGEISVPDIVMVTQAQNGIERFFSAIGTHLTGIQTSLAAAERVVALVEETEEPLRYAGMLEIAGEPLCLKDVEFGYDREERVLSGVSLTAREGEMVALVGPSGGGKSTLLKLMLGFYEPQAGSIFINGQSLSQQTLSEARSLVSYVPQDAMLFSGTVADNIRMGKLDATPDEVVQAAKVANAHDFIVALEKGYETLVGEKGAQVSGGQRQRIAIARAVIRNAPILLLDEATASLDSESEGLVQEALSRLIEDRTVIVVAHRLSTVEKADKIVVVAEGKVVEEGSHNELLARGGLYRQLHDQHLSGQAAVAS from the coding sequence ATGAAGAACAATCCTTTGCTCACCGTCCTGCGCTTGGCCGATAGCGGCTTTACCGCCTTTGTCTTCGGCGTGGTGGTGCGGGCACTGGGCGAAACGGGCATTCAGCTGGTGTTTGTATTCCTCTTGCGCGACGTTTTCGCCGCCATGATTGCCAGCGATCTAGCCCTGCTTCTGCTGAGCTTGCAGCGCTCCGGGCTGCTTTTTCTCGCCTCTCTCACCGTTTTCTTGGCCGGGTTCTTGCTCTTGCAACGCAAATTAGCCGAGGTCACGGCGAAGGTGCGTCAGACCATCTTTGAAAAACTCCATGCCCTGCCCATCAGTTACTTCAAAACACATCATAGTGGTGACGTGCTCTCGCGCATGACCAATGATGTCAATGCCACCGTGGCGCTCCTAGGCGAAATGCCCAGTAAACTTCTCTTTGAAATTCTGACCTGTCTGGCTTCGGGGTTCATTATTTTCAGTGTAGACATGAGGCTTGGTCTCGTCGCGGTCTTATCGGGTATACTCGGCGTAGTGGCGAACACCCTGGCCGCGCGTAAGCTGCGCACTATCAGTCGCGACCTGCAGGAGAGCCAGGCTAAGCTCACCACCGTAATGACAGACCTATTTGCAGGGGTGCAGGTGGTCAAAGGTTTCTCCCTTTATGGGTTGATGGACAAGATGTTTGCCGGGCATAGTCAGAAAGTGCGGCACTTAGGCTTGTCGCGAGTAGAAACGCACGCCGCCTTGGAAGCAGCCAACTTTACTACCTCGACTCTAAACGTCATGGGGCTATTAGTTGTCGGGTCGTTCCTCGCCCTAAGGGGAGAGATCAGTGTGCCCGACATTGTTATGGTTACGCAGGCCCAAAACGGCATTGAACGATTTTTCAGCGCCATCGGCACTCACCTTACAGGGATTCAAACTTCACTCGCCGCGGCAGAAAGGGTGGTTGCCCTAGTGGAGGAGACAGAGGAGCCTTTGCGCTACGCAGGCATGCTAGAGATAGCAGGGGAGCCCCTTTGTCTCAAGGACGTGGAGTTTGGCTACGACCGCGAGGAACGCGTGTTAAGCGGAGTCTCGCTGACCGCCCGGGAGGGAGAAATGGTGGCCTTGGTTGGACCGAGTGGTGGTGGGAAATCGACCTTGCTCAAGCTGATGCTCGGTTTCTATGAGCCTCAGGCTGGCTCCATATTCATAAATGGTCAGTCGCTCTCGCAGCAGACTCTATCCGAGGCCAGAAGCCTTGTTAGCTACGTTCCCCAAGACGCAATGCTCTTCTCCGGCACAGTTGCCGACAATATTCGCATGGGAAAATTAGATGCCACCCCAGATGAAGTGGTTCAAGCGGCCAAGGTGGCCAACGCCCATGATTTCATTGTGGCGCTAGAGAAGGGGTACGAAACTCTGGTGGGCGAGAAGGGCGCACAAGTATCGGGTGGACAGAGGCAGCGCATAGCCATCGCCCGAGCCGTGATCAGAAATGCCCCCATCCTCTTGCTGGACGAGGCTACTGCCTCACTGGATTCTGAATCAGAAGGGCTCGTGCAAGAAGCCCTAAGTCGCCTGATAGAAGACCGCACCGTCATTGTCGTGGCCCATCGCCTATCTACGGTAGAGAAGGCAGATAAAATCGTGGTGGTTGCGGAAGGGAAGGTAGTAGAAGAGGGCAGCCATAACGAGCTCTTGGCGCGAGGCGGGCTTTACCGCCAGCTGCACGACCAGCATTTGTCCGGGCAGGCGGCTGTTGCCAGCTAG
- a CDS encoding glutamate--tRNA ligase, which produces MATPAYRVRIAPSPTGDAHVGHARTALYDYILVKQNAGTFILRIDDTDTARNTANSEAGVIRGLQWLGLDWDEGPDKGGEHGPYRQSERLSTYHHYAQQLLTEGKAYECFCSQEELEVMRMAQQEAKEDPKYNGQCRLLSAEQKNTLASSGRVPTVRLLVTGGIVGFDDLVRGWIETDTSLMGDFIILKSNGIPVYNFATVIDDHLMEISHVTRAAEHIINTIPQVLIYQALGWSMPKFAHFSTMLNEDRTKMSKRKGATFIGQYADMGYLPEAMLNFLAFLGWSPGDSGDEIMTLDEMIAKFSLDKCTVSNAIFDAKKLDWINAKWIRRLSPLDLAVRMLPFLQRAGLTDNEVDINWLSRLAVLVQERMTRLDEAPVISALFFVEPDLPYQEIRQTLAEAEGKSILMSILDTLLATTWNEVEIEKALRGLQPSLGISMKTYFMTLRLATTGSTVSPPLFASLAVLGKERVIARLTRTISNI; this is translated from the coding sequence ATGGCTACACCAGCATATCGCGTTCGCATAGCGCCGAGTCCCACCGGGGATGCCCATGTGGGGCATGCCCGAACCGCGCTCTATGACTATATTTTAGTCAAGCAAAACGCTGGCACATTTATCTTACGCATCGACGACACCGACACAGCTCGCAACACCGCCAACTCAGAAGCGGGGGTCATTCGCGGGCTACAGTGGCTCGGCCTTGATTGGGACGAAGGCCCCGATAAAGGTGGCGAGCATGGCCCTTACCGACAGAGCGAGCGCTTAAGCACATACCACCATTATGCACAACAATTGCTCACCGAAGGCAAGGCCTACGAGTGTTTCTGTTCGCAAGAGGAGCTCGAGGTCATGCGCATGGCCCAGCAAGAGGCTAAAGAAGACCCCAAGTACAACGGTCAATGCCGCTTACTCAGCGCGGAGCAGAAGAATACCCTTGCCTCTTCTGGGCGCGTACCTACGGTGCGCCTCTTGGTTACGGGCGGCATAGTAGGCTTTGATGACTTGGTGCGGGGGTGGATAGAAACCGACACTTCGCTCATGGGCGACTTCATTATTCTCAAGTCAAATGGTATCCCCGTTTACAATTTTGCCACGGTCATCGACGATCATCTCATGGAAATCAGCCATGTCACGCGCGCTGCCGAGCACATCATTAACACCATCCCCCAGGTGCTGATTTACCAGGCCCTCGGCTGGTCTATGCCCAAATTTGCTCATTTCAGCACCATGCTCAATGAGGATCGCACTAAAATGAGCAAACGCAAAGGGGCGACTTTCATCGGCCAGTATGCGGACATGGGGTACTTACCTGAAGCCATGCTTAATTTCCTGGCTTTCTTGGGCTGGAGCCCGGGAGACTCTGGCGACGAGATTATGACCCTAGACGAGATGATCGCCAAGTTCTCACTAGACAAATGCACCGTTTCTAATGCTATTTTTGATGCCAAGAAACTTGACTGGATAAATGCCAAGTGGATTCGCCGTTTGAGCCCCTTAGATTTAGCCGTACGCATGTTGCCATTTTTGCAGCGCGCCGGCCTCACCGACAACGAAGTCGACATTAACTGGCTCTCACGCCTAGCAGTTCTCGTGCAGGAGCGCATGACCCGCCTAGATGAGGCCCCCGTTATCTCGGCCCTCTTTTTCGTGGAACCTGACCTGCCCTACCAGGAAATTAGGCAGACCTTGGCCGAGGCCGAGGGCAAGAGCATTCTTATGAGCATTCTCGATACTCTCCTTGCCACCACCTGGAACGAGGTCGAAATCGAGAAAGCTCTGCGTGGGCTGCAACCGAGCCTTGGCATCAGCATGAAAACTTACTTCATGACCTTGCGCCTAGCGACCACCGGCAGTACGGTATCGCCCCCGCTCTTTGCCAGTCTTGCCGTCCTGGGCAAGGAACGCGTAATTGCACGGCTCACCCGCACCATCAGCAATATCTAG
- a CDS encoding MATE family efflux transporter, with amino-acid sequence MIRDMTQGSPAKLIWSFSIPMFIGNLFQQFYNMVDAIVVGRFIGPQALAAVGTSFPVIFLLVSVVLGLSMGSGIVISQYFGAKDHAKTRRAISTAITFQVISAAVVSIVGVFASRPLLVLLGTPESILPDAAAYMQIFFGGVVFMFVYNALAGILRALGDSKTPLYFLIVSTIVNVVLNVYFVVYLGWGVPGVAWATVISQGLSSALSLIYIFYRIPFLKFSRHEWSFDRDIFATMVKIGIPSSLQQGIASVGMLVVQSLVNGFGPTTMAAFAAAGRMDSFAMMPIMNFSMAISTYTGQNIGAGRFDRIGAGLKATLAMVIVSTLMVTILVFTVGAQLVTVFVSAAETEVIAMGVDYMRTVSVFYVVFGTLMVLNGVLRGAGDAFIPLFTSLTSLVVRVAMAYWLTTTALGYRGIWWSIPIGWSIAVFVPVLRYLGGAWKAKAVVRQQSFATPTPTEVCSDAN; translated from the coding sequence ATGATCAGGGACATGACCCAGGGCTCACCCGCGAAACTGATCTGGTCTTTCTCCATACCCATGTTCATTGGCAACTTGTTTCAGCAGTTCTACAACATGGTCGATGCTATTGTCGTGGGGCGCTTTATCGGCCCGCAGGCCTTAGCCGCGGTCGGCACGAGCTTTCCTGTTATCTTTTTGCTCGTCTCTGTGGTGCTTGGGCTCAGCATGGGCTCTGGCATAGTCATTTCACAGTACTTTGGTGCTAAGGACCACGCCAAGACTCGGCGGGCCATTTCGACAGCAATCACTTTTCAAGTCATTAGTGCCGCTGTGGTGAGCATAGTGGGGGTTTTCGCGAGTAGACCATTGCTAGTTCTCTTAGGCACGCCAGAGAGTATCTTGCCAGATGCTGCTGCCTACATGCAGATTTTCTTTGGCGGAGTCGTGTTCATGTTTGTTTACAACGCTCTGGCCGGCATCTTGCGTGCCCTAGGCGACTCTAAGACACCCCTCTACTTTCTCATTGTTTCTACCATCGTCAATGTGGTATTGAATGTGTACTTTGTCGTCTACCTGGGCTGGGGTGTTCCGGGTGTGGCCTGGGCAACCGTCATTTCACAGGGGCTGTCCTCGGCGCTTAGCCTGATATACATCTTTTACCGCATTCCATTTCTCAAATTTTCGCGACACGAATGGTCTTTTGACAGAGACATTTTTGCCACTATGGTCAAAATTGGCATACCCTCCTCACTACAACAAGGTATTGCCTCGGTCGGTATGCTCGTCGTGCAGTCTCTGGTCAATGGTTTCGGCCCCACCACCATGGCGGCTTTTGCCGCAGCCGGACGCATGGACTCTTTCGCCATGATGCCCATCATGAACTTTAGTATGGCCATCTCTACTTACACTGGCCAAAACATTGGGGCAGGACGCTTTGATCGCATCGGTGCGGGGCTTAAGGCTACCCTAGCCATGGTGATCGTGAGCACCCTCATGGTGACGATCCTGGTATTTACGGTCGGCGCGCAGTTAGTAACTGTATTTGTCTCAGCCGCAGAAACTGAAGTTATCGCCATGGGTGTCGATTACATGCGTACTGTATCGGTCTTCTACGTCGTTTTCGGGACCTTGATGGTGCTAAATGGCGTACTGCGCGGCGCAGGTGACGCTTTCATTCCTCTCTTTACTTCGCTAACTAGCCTAGTGGTTCGTGTCGCCATGGCCTACTGGCTGACTACGACAGCACTTGGCTATCGGGGCATTTGGTGGTCTATCCCCATTGGTTGGAGCATTGCTGTCTTCGTCCCTGTCCTCCGGTACCTTGGCGGAGCATGGAAGGCGAAGGCCGTCGTCCGCCAACAGAGCTTTGCTACACCCACTCCGACCGAAGTTTGTTCCGATGCCAACTAG
- a CDS encoding gamma-glutamyltransferase family protein, giving the protein MVATSQPLAAEAGLNVLRKGGNAIDAAIATAACLTVVEPTSNGIGSDAFAIVWHKGQLYGLNASGGAPQTISLEALRRQGHTEMPKFGFAPVTVPGAVAGWAALSERFGRLPLTEVFAEAIELAEGGFPLSPTLGHSWKRALTADRKQFTGCEFDPYFALFAPNGRPPEIGEMWRSPHHAATLAAIAATRGEAFYRGDLAERMVAFAKKHGGFLERGDLESYRVEWVEPLAANYRGYDVWQLPPNGQGLVTLLALKILGEFDFNNAPSTATYHKQIEAIKLAFSVGFAHITDPAYMKLSPQDLLHDDFVAECRARISENAHEPAPLTPLGGGTVYLATADGEGNMVSLIQSNYMGFGSRIVIPETGIALQNRGNSFSLDPAHINALAPGKRPYHTIIPGFLTQQGQAIGPFGVMGGFMQPQGHVQVLMNSIDFNLNPQAALDAPRWQWISGTTVHVEPSFPNHLALALLRQGHQVVRTLDSGSFGRGQIIWRNPATGVLCGGTESRADGHIACF; this is encoded by the coding sequence ATGGTGGCGACGTCACAACCTTTGGCCGCTGAGGCTGGTCTTAATGTCCTGAGGAAGGGTGGCAATGCCATAGATGCCGCTATCGCCACCGCCGCTTGCCTGACCGTCGTGGAGCCAACTTCAAATGGTATCGGCAGCGACGCTTTTGCTATTGTTTGGCATAAAGGGCAGTTGTACGGTCTCAATGCTAGCGGCGGGGCCCCACAGACTATTTCCCTTGAGGCTCTCCGCCGACAAGGCCACACCGAAATGCCCAAATTCGGTTTTGCCCCGGTGACCGTGCCGGGAGCCGTAGCAGGTTGGGCCGCACTATCCGAGAGATTTGGACGCCTGCCCCTCACCGAGGTCTTTGCCGAAGCCATTGAACTGGCAGAGGGCGGTTTCCCCCTTTCACCCACGCTAGGCCACAGCTGGAAAAGAGCCTTGACAGCAGACCGCAAGCAGTTCACAGGCTGCGAGTTTGACCCCTACTTCGCCCTTTTTGCCCCTAATGGCCGACCGCCGGAGATTGGCGAAATGTGGCGCTCTCCGCATCATGCCGCCACTCTCGCCGCCATTGCTGCGACACGGGGCGAGGCCTTCTATCGGGGCGACCTAGCCGAGCGCATGGTCGCTTTCGCCAAAAAACATGGCGGTTTTCTAGAGCGAGGGGACCTAGAGAGCTACCGCGTAGAATGGGTGGAGCCCCTTGCTGCGAACTACCGCGGCTACGATGTATGGCAGCTGCCACCTAATGGGCAAGGGCTTGTCACTCTCTTAGCGCTAAAAATACTCGGAGAATTTGACTTTAATAACGCACCAAGCACGGCGACATACCACAAACAGATTGAAGCAATCAAACTTGCCTTTAGCGTTGGCTTCGCCCACATTACTGACCCCGCCTACATGAAGCTTAGTCCGCAGGACCTCTTGCACGACGATTTCGTGGCCGAGTGCCGTGCCCGTATCAGCGAAAACGCTCACGAACCAGCACCGCTCACCCCACTTGGTGGCGGCACTGTCTACCTGGCCACGGCTGATGGCGAAGGCAACATGGTCAGCCTGATTCAGAGCAACTACATGGGTTTTGGTTCGCGCATCGTCATCCCCGAGACGGGCATTGCCCTGCAGAACCGCGGCAATAGTTTCTCTCTAGACCCCGCCCACATTAACGCCCTAGCCCCCGGCAAGCGCCCCTACCACACCATCATCCCCGGTTTTCTCACCCAACAGGGTCAGGCTATAGGGCCCTTTGGCGTGATGGGCGGCTTTATGCAGCCGCAAGGGCATGTACAGGTACTTATGAATAGCATTGACTTCAACCTGAACCCCCAAGCCGCACTAGACGCCCCGCGCTGGCAGTGGATTAGTGGCACAACAGTGCATGTCGAGCCCAGCTTCCCCAACCACCTAGCCCTCGCTCTACTTCGTCAAGGACATCAGGTAGTGCGCACCCTAGATAGCGGCAGCTTCGGGCGCGGCCAAATCATCTGGCGAAACCCTGCCACAGGCGTCCTTTGCGGCGGCACCGAGAGCCGCGCCGACGGCCACATCGCCTGCTTCTAA
- a CDS encoding ABC transporter ATP-binding protein: protein MIKDAKSPSVFKQAARLWPLLPGKGRLVFVVFASLGLVAFAIFLAHLIRMLFDALVASDGTEIFHWLRIAAVVIAGELSLRYLRIRAAGAFAENSIALLREKVTAHLLRVPMGEFTKQHGADYISRLTNDLGRMQEFVTNTLGNIIFMPLAAILALAYMLYTSWQLTLIVVLGTPLLLLVASVLGGPIGKLSKELQEKLAVASALTQESTQGMEVARAFNLRGHLSQQFAEALRQALLCQWALVWRRLSMGAVSFLLTLVSFFLCFGAGGYFVIRGFMTGGELMAFVQLMDHLTGPMSRLPGLLASARADLAAGDRIVELLQIKTERTTGMVQEQNAAPALELDEVDFTYDGREGKVLDGVSFSVKVGETVALVGASGSGKTTLLRLISRLYQPSGGELRVRGLDVEQWSLEDLRGEISIVAQDSFLFPISVRENILYGRPTASEEEVIAASKAAHAHDFIMSFPQGYATDVGELGGRLSGGQKQRLALARAILKDAPLLLLDEATSALDVQSEALVQEALERFMKKRTTLVVAHRLSTIINADRVVVLEKGRVVMQGSHHELLARGGTYADLYERQWQSGQARLEAV, encoded by the coding sequence ATGATTAAGGATGCTAAGTCCCCCTCCGTCTTCAAACAGGCTGCTCGGCTATGGCCGCTCCTCCCGGGCAAGGGGCGCCTGGTCTTTGTCGTATTCGCGTCCCTAGGGTTGGTGGCCTTTGCTATCTTTCTCGCCCATCTCATCCGCATGCTCTTTGACGCCCTTGTGGCGAGCGACGGCACAGAGATTTTTCACTGGCTACGCATTGCTGCCGTGGTGATTGCCGGCGAACTATCACTGCGCTACCTGCGCATCAGGGCGGCGGGCGCTTTCGCCGAGAACAGCATAGCTCTCCTGCGGGAGAAAGTCACCGCGCACCTCCTGCGGGTGCCCATGGGTGAGTTTACCAAGCAGCATGGAGCGGACTACATTTCGCGTTTGACAAATGACCTGGGCCGCATGCAAGAGTTCGTGACGAACACTCTAGGCAATATTATCTTCATGCCCCTAGCAGCCATCTTAGCACTCGCCTACATGCTCTATACCTCGTGGCAGTTGACGCTCATCGTGGTGCTCGGTACGCCCCTCCTTTTGCTGGTAGCCTCGGTCCTAGGTGGCCCAATTGGTAAACTAAGCAAAGAGTTGCAGGAGAAGCTCGCGGTGGCAAGTGCGCTGACACAAGAGTCAACACAGGGCATGGAAGTAGCGCGGGCCTTTAACCTTCGTGGCCACTTAAGTCAGCAGTTTGCCGAGGCCCTCAGGCAGGCGCTGCTGTGTCAGTGGGCCTTGGTGTGGCGACGCCTCTCTATGGGCGCGGTGTCCTTTCTCTTGACTCTGGTATCCTTCTTTCTGTGTTTTGGCGCAGGCGGCTACTTTGTGATCCGCGGGTTTATGACGGGTGGTGAACTGATGGCCTTTGTGCAGCTTATGGACCACTTGACGGGGCCCATGAGTAGATTGCCAGGGCTACTCGCTTCGGCTCGGGCCGATCTCGCAGCGGGAGACAGAATTGTCGAGCTACTGCAGATCAAAACAGAAAGAACAACTGGCATGGTGCAGGAACAAAACGCTGCGCCTGCCCTCGAACTTGACGAGGTGGACTTTACTTATGATGGGCGCGAAGGAAAGGTGCTTGATGGTGTTAGTTTCTCGGTGAAGGTGGGCGAGACAGTGGCCTTAGTGGGAGCGAGTGGTTCCGGCAAGACGACCTTACTCCGACTGATCTCACGGCTTTACCAGCCGAGCGGCGGTGAGCTAAGAGTGAGGGGGCTCGATGTAGAGCAGTGGTCTTTAGAAGACCTGCGCGGAGAAATTAGCATTGTGGCCCAGGACAGCTTTCTCTTCCCCATTTCTGTGCGCGAAAACATTCTCTATGGGCGACCTACCGCCAGTGAAGAGGAGGTAATCGCCGCGAGCAAAGCCGCGCATGCCCATGACTTTATTATGAGTTTTCCGCAGGGCTATGCCACAGATGTAGGTGAGTTGGGGGGTCGCCTCTCCGGTGGGCAAAAGCAACGCCTAGCACTGGCGCGGGCCATTCTTAAGGATGCACCCTTGCTGCTACTAGACGAAGCTACTTCAGCTCTCGACGTGCAATCGGAGGCGCTTGTGCAAGAGGCCTTGGAGCGCTTTATGAAGAAGCGCACCACCCTCGTCGTGGCGCATCGCCTTAGCACGATTATCAATGCGGATCGCGTTGTCGTCCTAGAAAAGGGGCGTGTCGTTATGCAGGGCTCGCACCATGAGCTGCTGGCTAGGGGAGGCACCTACGCAGATCTTTACGAACGCCAGTGGCAGAGCGGCCAGGCCAGATTGGAGGCGGTCTAG